One Coprobacter fastidiosus genomic window, TAATAATCAATAATATTATTCAGAACACACAACAACTTTCTACCTTCTTTAGTATGTAAATTAAGAGAAGATAGTATATTCAAAAGAGCCTTGAATTCATGGCTTTCCTGTTTTGCTGTTTTTATAAAGTTGTCGTGTAACATATTAATTAGATTTAAGAATAATAATGTCCAAATTCATGATTGCCCGTGTCATACCGACATAAATTTCGAATAGAAAATTATCCCATGAACTCTTGATCTTTGAAGCTGGGATGACAAGTATTATATTGTTATCCTCTAAACCCTTATATTTAAGTATCGTTGTAAAGGCTAACAATTCCTTAGACTTCCTTTCTATAGTTTTTTCAGATAAAACTTCAAGAAATGACTCCATTTCTGCTATTATATCATATACTGAATCATCATCTTCATTTTCTTTATATTTAAAATCAGAATGTATCAGCAATGTTGTAGAAGAAATTTCTCCGCAATATTGAAATAGATGTTTGGTGTGTTCTTTAATAGTTTTCTTTACTTCTCTTACATTATCATGGAAAGATATTGTAAGTCCTGCTATATCATTTCCTTTAAGAGAATCTAAATATAACTCAAAAGCTTCCTGGCAATGTTCAACTGACAATACTTTATTGGCATATTCTACAATAAGTTTATTTGTAGGAACACGTTTGTTCTCATCAAGTATGAAGCATGCTGCGTATTTTGCTATTTTATTAATATTTTCATTCAAATTTCGACTAACATTATTATATCCTTGTTCAAGATCATAAAATACTAGATATCGTCCTTGTTTAAGACCATTGTGTTGTGAACTTAATAGTTCATTGAGCACAATATCAACACCTTTATCAATGACATCTTGTGCTTCATCAATAATAATATAGTCATAATCTACCTTAGTAATTTTACTGAGTTCTTTGCTTAAAAGTTTGTAAACATCATATTGGCTATTATCACTTTTAATATTAAGTTCTATATTTGTTATTTCCTTGATATAATTATTGAATGTTTTGACAGTACATGAATTTAATCGTTCTTTATCTAAATCAAGCCGAACCTTACTTGCTAGCAGTCCTGTCCAACATAGATATAACCCCTTAAGACCACTATGTCTTTTAATAAATGCTTTAGCCATAGTGGTTTTTCCTGTTCCTGGTCCACCCTCAATTAATATTCTAGGATTTTTTCTCAAACCTTCTAGAATACTTAGATTGTCAATCTGTAACCAATCCAAAACTTCGCGAAGCGAAGTTAGTGAATATTTATAACGATCTTCAATTGATGGAGCAAGTGAGTTTACAATAGACTGTAATTCTGTCTTTGATATTATACGTTTAGAGCGTTTATTTTTACGAATTACACTTAAACAGAAGTCTGCAAAAGAATTATCACTATCTTGATCTAACTTATTCCAAAGTTTATGAGAAAGGTTGATTTGAGAAGAGTCACGTGATATGTCAAGAGTACTATGAGGGAAAGCACATACATAATCAACAAATATTTGATCCTTATTTAATATCCCATTATTTAACAATGCCCATTTATAATCATGAGCTTGCTTAAATGGTGTTCTACTCATTTCCCTTAAGACCCCTTTATAGCTATAATAAAAGAACCCCCTTATCAACTCAATTATACCACCTTTAACTTCAACAATAATTGCACCTTCTTGGCATATAAGGAGAAAATCAATCTGTATTTCATTTTGACCTCCATATGGTATGTTGAAAGTTTTATCATACCACATATACCATGTCAAAGGACTTGCTTCACAATCTCGTACAATACGTTCATACATATCTTTTTCTCCCTGAAGTACATTACCACTATTGTAATTAATACCAATAGTAGAGTCAATTAGAAGAGTATCTTTATGAGATTTAATAATGATTGCTATATTGTTGTGAGTTATTTATAATTTGATTACTTCCAAAGATTTTCGTCTACAAGTTCGGACATTGAATAGTTAAACATGTCTATCAATTCTGCCCTATGATTAGGAAACATTTCTAGAACTTTTATTAGAGACTTTAATGATAAACACATTTTGACTCTATCGTAATATCCATCTCTTATATCTTGTTCAAATTCATCGAATGTTTTTAGCTTTGGCCGTGTAGTTATTTTTAATGTCTTTTCTTCCCAATAAGATTGATTTCTATAACAAAATTGCCAAAAAGACATTTTTTTGTAAAACTGCTGCTGGTTACACCATCTGGCAATTTGGACATAAAAATTTGATACTGGGGCATTATGATAGTCTTCATGCCTCATCACATATCCAACACATCCATATTGCATGAGTATTTTAATTCTTTGAAATAATTCCCAAATGTCTTTATAAAATATATCTACTTTTGTTGGAGACTGTTTAAAACCACAAAACAAATAGAACTTTGTACCTTTCTTTGGATTGTAACGTTTCCAGATTTTAAGTGATTTTTCAATTATCTCATGATCTTTCCAATTATCAAAAGCAAAAATAAAATCACCATGATAACGCGACCGTGATAACATTTCTGCCATTTCTTCGCCATAAGGACTTTCTGCTAACATGCGTTCATCAAGACCTTGCCGGAATTGAAATGGGCGTTTAGTCTCTATAAGTTGCTTCAGTAGTGGTCTCCAAATAGATGGGTCAGAAGCAAGAAAATTGTCATCCCATAAATAGATATATGGCCGAACAAGTTTTCCGTTTTTATCTTTCTCATCATCCAAGAACCATTGTAATTTAGAATATGGTAATATACAATTCTCTAGTTTATTAACACAGAATGGACAATGTCTTACACAACCACGGGTTAAAAAACCTATTGAATATTTTTGATAATCTTTAAATTTTTCTCGTTTAAAACCTTTCTTAACTTGTTGATTAATAAATTGATCATATAAATGATAGTAAGGCATCTGACGAGACATGCTAATCCCATACTCTTTACCTCCATGAAAGTTTCTAAGAGTATTTAGGAATTCATCATGTTCTAATTGGTTCATATCTTGTTCACGTTTTCTACGATATTCCATTACACTTACTTCATTGGCATAAAATCCAGTTCCTCCACATTTAAACTTCTTTTCTTCCGGTGTTCCTTTTGATCGTATATATAGTTCTGGTAATTTGGTAAACGTAAAGACACAAGACAAATATATTCTTGTATAATGTAAAGTATTTGCCTGAGGATCAAGAATTAATTCAAATGGAATTCCATTATCATGGAAAAATCCTGCCAATTTTAGTAATACAAGATTTGGGTGACGCGTTCCATTATCAAGTAGATCCGCATCAATTAGTCCTATTATTTCTTGTTTTTTTGACATATTATTCATTCATTGATTTTATAAAGGCTTTGCCTTTCTCTGTCAATACATAACCGCCTGTTTTACGCGAACCTTGATACTCAATCAAATTAAGATCTTCTGAAATAAGTTGCTTAAGGATTCTATCAATAGTAGGCATTGATATTTTTATTGCATCATGCAAGTCTTTTCTTTTAGCTATTCCTAGTTCTGAAATCTTTAACAGGACACTTTTTATCTTATCATTTATCTTATCATCATCTGAGGAAATAAAATCATCCCCAATCAAGACTCTATCACCAAAACCTTCTCTACAAGGAATCTCAATCAAGAAATAACTTCTCTCTTCATTTGTCTCAATCACAGCAGGAGCAGAGCCATTTCTTCTTAATTCGTCTTGTATGGTTGGGATACCGGTTCCTCTACCTTCGGACAACTGAAGTTCTTTGAGATAATCGCCCAAACGACGATTACGGTAGCGGCGTGACTTCAGACGTTCAGCCTTTTGGATAGCATCAATGCTGATGGAACGGTCCGGACCGGCATAACTAAGAATGGAAATCTTTTCTGGCTCAATCGTAATCTCAACCGGTTCTCGTTCTTGATAATCTCTATGATACAAAGCATTAACGACTGCCTCTTCAATTGCTTGATAAGGATAGTTGAAGAAGATTATAGATTCAGCCTTGTCTTTCTGCTTA contains:
- a CDS encoding nuclease-related domain-containing DEAD/DEAH box helicase, which translates into the protein MYERIVRDCEASPLTWYMWYDKTFNIPYGGQNEIQIDFLLICQEGAIIVEVKGGIIELIRGFFYYSYKGVLREMSRTPFKQAHDYKWALLNNGILNKDQIFVDYVCAFPHSTLDISRDSSQINLSHKLWNKLDQDSDNSFADFCLSVIRKNKRSKRIISKTELQSIVNSLAPSIEDRYKYSLTSLREVLDWLQIDNLSILEGLRKNPRILIEGGPGTGKTTMAKAFIKRHSGLKGLYLCWTGLLASKVRLDLDKERLNSCTVKTFNNYIKEITNIELNIKSDNSQYDVYKLLSKELSKITKVDYDYIIIDEAQDVIDKGVDIVLNELLSSQHNGLKQGRYLVFYDLEQGYNNVSRNLNENINKIAKYAACFILDENKRVPTNKLIVEYANKVLSVEHCQEAFELYLDSLKGNDIAGLTISFHDNVREVKKTIKEHTKHLFQYCGEISSTTLLIHSDFKYKENEDDDSVYDIIAEMESFLEVLSEKTIERKSKELLAFTTILKYKGLEDNNIILVIPASKIKSSWDNFLFEIYVGMTRAIMNLDIIILKSN